The genome window CCTGGGCCTGTTGAGATCGAAGCTCTGTTGACAGGGAAAAAGCTTACAACTATAGTGTTCTTCCTGGATGAAACGTTTGAAGAAATTACATATGACATGTCAACAACAGTTGCTGATGCTGTCGAGGTTCTTTAAAACCTTTGTATACTCATATGATATATCTCCTATAGGCTGTAGCACATATTTCTAAGTGATGCAGATGTACTGATGTGCATAACATATATAGAAGAGTGAGGAAATTGAAATAGGTTAAGTAAATAAATTGCTGTAAAGTTTAGGCATGGCCCTGAAAATTTCATTGTCTTTTGGGAAAGTGAGGTTTTTCCAATTCGTGAGTTCCTGTGGTGGTTAAGATGTCATCTATACTTTTTGTTGAAAGAAATAATACAAATCAACTTAGTTTGAAAATGTGTCTTTTTATGTTGGACTGTATGTTTTGTAAAACTATTATGGTTGTATTTATGAATGTGTGATTCACAGAATGATTTTGACCTTAATAGATGGAAGGGTTTCACTCAGTTAACTTTGCTTCATATATCactaataagaaaattttgtttatagcaggatcaatttaattatgattatgaCTTAACTGCCCTTCTGCTTTTCTGTCTTGGACATAGGTTTAGTTTGGATAAACTTATCCTTAAAtacttataggagaagaaacAAAGGTAAATTGAATCAAACTTCTCCTATAAGTTGAAACCAATGTATACACTTGAACTTTTGGATAAGTTAAACAAGAGAGCTCCTAAAAAGGGTAAAGTGTATAAGTTGATTTAACCTATCACTGATGCTTTATTCGTTTTACtgccttattttcttcttccataAGTGCTTGTTGAGAAGTTTATCCTAACTTGGCCATAGTCATTTTTCTTTGTCTGAATTGATCTTGTGTTTACTCTATCAagtttaaatcattttattcattaattaacTTACATTTGCTTCAGGAACTTGCAGGGATCATTAAACTGTCAACATACTCAAGCTTTAGCTTGTTTGAATGTCGTAAAGTTGTTACCGGCACCAAATCACCTGATTCTGGGAATGGCATGTCCTTTTCCACTCCTTGCTTGTTAATATCGTTAACTTGCTGAGATGAGTAGTCTAACAGCTCTTTTTTTGTTACTCAGAGGAGTACATTGGGCTAGATGACAATAAATATATTGGGGATCTCCTAGCGGAATTTAAGGCAGTGAAGGATCGAAGTAAGGGAGATATATTGCACTGCAAACTAATATTCAAGAAAAAGTTATTTCGTGAATCAGATGAAGCTGTGACAGATCCAATGTTTTTGCAGTTGTCCTATGTACAAGTATGCATTCTTATTTCTGTTCTATGAATGAATAAGAGTATATCTTGTTATTGAATAAAACTGCAATTACCTTGAAGATATTACATCATTGGTGCATGGATGTATTGTTACAGTTGCAGCATGATTATATTTTGGGTAATTACCCTATTGGAAGGGATGATGCTGCCCAGCTTTCTGCATTGCAAATCTTGGCTGAGATTGGATTTGTTAGAAGACCTGAATCATGCGCGttagtgattttttatgttcatctTGTTATAAACTTTCTTCCAATAGTGTTTAGCTTCTCTTGATTGATGTTCTGGTTAGGGAActtgtcatttttttcttaattttctcttGCGATTTTAACTATTTAAGATTTTTGTATTGATCAGTGACTGGAATTCATTTTTGGAGCGATTTCTGCCCAGACAAATAGCAATGACTCGAGCAAGACGGGAATGGGAGTTGGACATTCTTTCTTGTTATCATTCACTGGTATGGGTCTGGGTCTTGGATACTTTCCAAGAGCCCAAGCCtatctgtttatttttctttaaccttTGATCAGTGATAAGtatgattaatttattctttttgtagcttatgttattcattttatttcaaaccaTTCACTGAGCATCTAACAAAGTCATTTTCCGCTCATGTATCAGAGTATCAGACTATCAGTTTTAATCATGGAAATCAATATTTGCTTCAAGTATACCTATTACATATGATGAAATATGCTGATTTTCTGCCTTATCTGATTTAAGAAGGTGTTCCTTTCACAGGCGCATGTGACAAAAGAGGATGCTAGACAGCAATTTCTGCATATATTGAGAACACTTCCCTATGGGTTTTCTGTTTTCTTCAATGTTCGCAAAATTGATGATCCTATTGGACTATTGCCTGGACGAATAATATTGGGAATCAACAAGAGAGGAGTAATACTAACATGATTAAATTTTAACACTATAAGGTTTAAaacttctttttaaaaactaattgtttgaattttttttcaataaattattccCAGGTCCATTTTTTCCGTCCCATTCCAAAGGAATATATGCACTCTGCTGAGTTGAGGGACATAATGCAATTTGGAAGCAGCAATACtgcagtattttttaaaatgcgaGTTGCAGGTGTTCTTCACATATTTCAGTTTGAAACAAAGCAGGTATTAGCATGCTCAGGGACATTCTACTCTACCAATTTCTTAATTTCGGCCTTTGGACTTATTCATATCTTCATTACTTTGgagttattttatattattagtattttatcaTTCTTTGAAGGGAGAAGAAATTTGTGTAGCTCTTCAGACACACATAAATGATGTAATGCTGCGCCGCTATTCCAAAGCTCgatctgctgcgggtggtcctttgaATGAAGACATTTCTAATGATTTTAAGCCTTCTAATTTGGAATTATACGAAAAACGTGTTCAAGAATTATCAAAACTTGTTGAAGAGTCTCAAAGGAATGCTGATCAAGTAAGTCTAAACTTCTAACATATGTTATTGGCATGATTTAGATTTTGGATAAACCTCTCAATAAGtacttataggagaagaaaaagggagataaaatgaattgaacttCTCTCATAAGTCAAAATCAAGTTATGCACTTCAACTTTTGGAGAAGTTAGATGAGGTAGCTTCtaagaaaagtaaaatgcaAAGTTGGTTTTAACTTTtgagaaaattttgatttattttattattttatttttctcttgtaaGTTCTTATTGATAAGTTTATTCAAAATGGGTCATAGTATTTTATGTAGGACAAATTCCAAAGTGAACCATTAAACCTGAAGGTCATTTCTTTTATGAGTTATTGCTTAGTAAAAGAAACCAATTGGGTTTATTTGCTTCCCTGTGAAGAGTAAAGAATGCTTTTCATCCTAATTTGGCTTTATACTAGAGCGCTAGCTACAAGGCTCAAAATTGAGTTTCTTACTAGTTTTCTTGCATGAGATTATGTAAAGATATGGTATGTTAGATACACCAACTTTTGGTATGGGTGCCATGTTTGCTTCAGCTTAGACTTTGGGAAATAATCATCTTTTTCCCTTAATAAAGCCTCAGAAACATGTCAAGAAAAGTGAATGTTTCTTCACTATAAGCTGAACCAAACACACATGTGATGGGCCACCATTTTACTGTTGGACTGTAAAATGCTTATTTCTCAGTCATtagttgtaatatttttaaatcatgtTGAATTTAGTTGCTGGATAACTTGCGTGAGAAGCAAAAACAAGAAGAGGAAATGCTACAAGAATTAGAGGGCTTAAAAAGATCTTTAACAGCTGGCAAGCAGAGTCTTGCAGAAGTTACAAATGACCGTGACAAGCTTAGGTCATTATGTGATGAAAAAGACAAGGCACTTCAGGTAAAGGTCTTAACTCTTCATGGAATCATTCTTATTTTAATCTTTGCATTATTGACCTGTCTTAATGATTATGCAATCTACTAGGCTGAAATTCTAGAGAAAAGAAGCATGGAAGCAAAGATGGCCGAGTTGAGTAATCTGGTTACAAAGAACACTACCAAAAAGGACTGCACTCAAACAAATAACCAAGTAAGATGCCTTTTGAAACTGGCTATTCATTTGTTCATTCCTTCCTGAGTAAAATAGacatttttcacttttaatttataaattttggacTTTGGTTGGTGCTAAGGTGTCACAGAAACTCGAAGATGACCTAAAACTATGTAAAGGTGAGCTGCGTGTAACTGAAGAAACTATCAAAAGCTTGAGAAGTGATAAGTTGATTTTGGAACAGAAGCTATCTGAGCTTGAGAAGAAGAGTGCTGAAGAGGTAACATAGATTATTGGAACTctgcattttaattaaaaccATATTTCTTAATCTAAAATGTCTTGGTGGTGGTTATAATGCAGATTAATTCTCTTCAATGGAAACTTGAGCAAGAACGCAAAACTCTGAACTCTAAAGTGTATGACCTTGAACGAAAACTGGATGTGTTTAGACAAGAATTAACTGTAGCTGAGTCTACACTCTCGGTCAAGGACTCTGAATTGGCTGCATTGAAGAACAATTTAGATGAACTAGAAGAATTGAGAGAAATGAAAGAGGTTTTGatactcttatttttattatcacttTTCGGTCAGCATGCTATGTGCATTTACCTTAGGTGtatgaatttcaaaaataatttataaatttctatTTGCTTCATGTAGGACATTGATAGAAAGAATGAGCAAACAGCTGCCATACTGAAGATGCAAGCAGTTCAACTAGCTGAAATGGAATTGCTTTATAAGGAAGAGCAGGTTCTCAGAAAGCGATATTTTAATACCATAGAAGGTGGTGGATAGAATATATTTATACAAGAAATATTATGTATTTGTGAATGTGTAGATTTACATATATAACTGACATAATAACTACATTGGATTATGGTTCTTAATTTCAGATATGAAAGGCAAGATAAGAGTTTATTGTCGGTTAAGACCTCTTAGTGAAAAAGAGATTGCAAGCAAAGAAAGAGATTCTCTTACTACTACTGATGAGTTTACTGTTGAGCATCCTTGGAAAGATGATAAACCAAAACAACACATTTATGACCGTGTGTTTGATGGTGATGCCACTCAAGAAGATATATTTGAGGATACAAGGGCAAGTCTTAGTATAACAAATTATAGATCATAGTTTTTTGCTTTAGATAGCATATACATTGAAAtggatttaatattttttatactcattaccaatgtttttcttttggaaatTTGCAATGCAGTACTTAGTGCAATCTGCTGTGGATGGTTATAATGTTTGCATATTTGCTTATGGTCAAACTGGTTCTGGAAAGACTTTTACAATCTATGGAGTTGAAAACAATCCTGGGCTTACCCCTTGTGCTACTGCGGaactttttagaattttaaggAGAGATAGTAACAAGTATTCTTTCTCGTTGAAGGTAACGATGGTGAAATGACAATTATTGAATATTTCTTTCTGCATTTTATAAATGTGATGTCATTAAATCCTCTGAATGTGCGAATAATTATTTTGGATTggtaaatgataaattatttttttcctttgtctttCAATGGGTCTAATGTTGAGTGACTTAACCATAACAAATCATGAGGTTTGCAGTAGCATGTGTTTGTTGTCTGAtctagactttttttttttttttttcatctatgaTGCAGGCATATATGTTGGAATTATATCAAGATACACTTGTAGATCTTCTGTTACCGAAGAATGCAAAGCGTTTAAAATTGGATATTAAGAAGGATTCCAAGGTGATTATTCTATGTTGTGGATGTACATTTCCATTTCTAGATATTTTGTTCAAGTAGAATTAACATAGTTTATTATGTTCATGAATTGCACTTTCTGGTtgcaattgttttattttactcttaTTTTAGGGAATGGTAGCAGTAGAAAACGTAACAATTGTGTCAATTTCTACTATGGAGGAATTAAATAGCATAATACAGAGGGGTTCTGAGCAGCGACATACATCAGGGACACAGATGAATGATGAAAGTTCAAGATCTCATCTCATACTATCAATTGTCATTGAAAGTACTAACCTTCAAAGCCAATCAACTGCAAGGGGAAAGGTATTGGTGTACATTACTTCAATTTTACCTTTGAATATCAGTATGAATGTTAATATACCATATTCTTCCTTTATTTTGTGGCAATTTGAAACACAAGTATTTTATGACCTCGAGGCATTGcagtttttttaacttttttatgctGGATTTGTCATTTGTCATACAGTTAAGTTTTGTGGATCTTGCTGGCTCAGAAAGAGTAAAAAAGTCGGGCTCTTCAGGTAGTCAACTTAAAGAAGCTCAAAGTATCAACAAATCATTATCAGCACTAGGAGATGTTATTAGTGCTTTGTCTTCTGGTGGTCAACACATACCTTACAGAAATCACAAGCTAACTATGTTGATGAGTGATTCACTAGGGGGTAATGCCAAAACTCTCATGTTTGTGAATGTATCTCCGGTAGAGTCAAGCTTGGATGAGACGCATAACTCTCTAATGTATGTTCTTCTCCTTGTTTTCTTTACTTGAACTCCAAAAGTTTACTTTCAAATCTTTCATAGTTTTATTTGGCTAATATATGGTATTCTCTTAGTGTTCTaataatctttatattttatgcTAATTTAGGTATGCATCACGAGTGAGATCAATTGTGAATGATCCGAGCAAAAATGTTTCTTCCAAAGAGATAGCTCGACTGAAGAAATTGATTGGATATTGGAAGGAGCAAGCAGGAAGGAGAGGAGAGGATGAAGATTTAGAAGAAATCCAAGAAGAAAGACCAACTAAAGAGAGGACTGATGGCCGGCATTCTATGTAACAGGATTTTGATTTTGGAATGTTGTGTGATCAATTCCCACTCAAACAAGATTGCATAAGCTTGATAGAGTGTAATTTATTTGAGGGATGCAAGATGTATAGTTGAATTatgtacatatatttttaatattttaagtcCTTCGCATATAAATATGCTGCCtaaatatgattatattttaacaaattataataacaGCTATTTATACTACCTTTTTATAAATACCTATAATTATAAAGCCACTAAGGCTGAAAATAAGTCAGATCATACGACAAGAATTTATGGCCTAACCTATATCAAGCTCAGTTTACAAATTAGGTCAAGTCAGCTTTTAGTAAAACCCATTTAGTTGAATAGGTTAAGCCCTGAGTTATCTAAAAAGACTTTTAGGTCTAACAGGTTgactcatttaaaaaataataaataattaatcattgtttgtattattattattacattaaattgttataatttattaaaagttaacatttatttgtttttttaaatgctaATCATGTCGatcttcataaaaataataagttaaagtttataattaagtttataaaaaaataaatgccatatttaaatatatcattacaaaatatattcttaaataaGATCATGAATgttatactaaattttaaaaatatacttatatcatataaataaattagatttaattcttataaaacttcacatattttacttttattttagtgttaaattatcacaaattaaattattaaaatagacTTATACATCAAATCAAACTTTTATATAAATCTGAATCAAACTCTTAAACAAGTCTCttcataattaaatatacaGGTTCACACTATATATCAATATCTATATactaaaattgaaatatgatGAATATACTAAGCCCATAGCTGAGGTGTTAACATCTGTCCatttttttggtcattttataGCCCTCCAGCTTTGATTTGGTTTTGTGTCACCTATTGCTTTGTTTTGTGTCACCTGCCTGATGTGTTGTCTGTTTTCTGCCATGTTGAGATGTTTCCTATCTCTTCATCTCTTCTTTACACAAAGCCTGAACATTTTCTGTTTTTGCTTCTCTTCTCatcttcattctattttttatttttacgatTTTGGTTAGGCTTTGAGGATGCCACTCATAGATTCGAATTGAAGTGGAAGGGGGGAAGGAGAACTGGGATTCAACGCTTCATGAGGTAACTTTTTTATCCTAAAATCTCATATCTGATATTttatccttccttttttttttcttgcgtTTTTATCTTTTCAGGTTGTAGATCTGGTGGAATTTTTGTAGATTTGGTATGTTCTTAGATGTGATTTAATGTTGATGACTCAAATGGTTTCCCTGAATTAGGAAAGAATTAGAGCTATATAATAATTGCTCGGCTTTTGCTGTTTGAAAGagtgagtttttcttttctgaaaTTGGAGGCTCTGTGCCTTGGATTAGGAGGAGACATCTCTATAGCTGGGAGTTGAAGCTCATAATCATGATCTTGCAACCTCCTATTGATTTGATTGGAACAAATATCTAATTCTCTATTATCTTAGGTTTTTTGGTTTGTTATCAAGATGCATGTGTGCCCCTGATGATAAATCCTCTTTTGACATGCCTCTTTCCATTGTCTACAAGATTATTTTTAGTGCTcactgataactgctaaataatagtGAATTAATAGTGGAAAATcgatttaaaattaacttagaattaattatttagcagttatttatgctttaatttggaaagatttaattaatttcgaaTTTTGATTGCAGATGTGAAAAAGGAGGTACAACAAGCAAAAAGGagcataaataaagaaaaaaaagaagaaaattagaaGAAGCCCAAGTCCAGCCAGCGCGCAAGAAGGCAAGGCGCTAATTGCACGACACGCGCTGAGTACAAAGCTTCGCGCTCAGCGAGATTACGAAGGCCCAAGCCCAAGTTTGCACCTATAAATAAGAAGGTCAACCTAGGAAAATGAACACACTTCCTCAGAGCTCAGTTTTCAAACTTCTGACACTCAGTtctctccttttccttcccTTTTCTTATATTCTTATTACCTTTCTTTCACCCCCTTCTCATTGCAAAGCCCTCATGACtatgagtggctaaacccctAACTAGGGTCTAACAGGCTTAAAAAGCCAATGATGTATGGAAcatttcaagagttatcaataaaaagagaATTTCCTTCCAGGTTCTTTTATTTATCGTTCTTTCTTATTTATCCTATATTTCGGACCTTATTTTCTGTTAGGGtttagtccactcgggagagggtaaagcctaattagggataatgaatgaatacttgaatctgttttaagggttagtccactcgggagagggtaacgcttaatagaacaataaaaggaagaaattatTGGGCTATCATTAGAGGGTTTTCCTTCCAGGTTCTTTtatctgcttttctttcttatttattctGCATCTCAGTCTTTATTTTCTGTTAGTCtttagtccactcgggagagagtaaagcctaattaggggtaaggaatgaatgcgtgaatctgttttaagggttagtccactcgggagagggtaacgcttaatagaacaataaaagaaagaaatcataGGGTTAACATTGACCCGATgcccatgctttagcaaacatctggaatttaatcttaatgcatcttagttattgagtcttcgcaaagggcatttggaagataggtaattaaggtagacttgtcatcatgaggcatcaggggaaagtagatggatagatgtggggcagaatcagttcactggtattgataacagacaattcttgaatccatatatctaggctgattagacttgttaggttttagcaattttattatatagattttattccctattttattgtttgaagtttcttattatattgttgGGTTTTCTTAGAAATTATTATTCCTTATTGTTGGgtttcttagaagtagttattccttattttactGTTGGGTTTTATTAGGAGTAGTTATCCCCCATTTAGGAGTAGGTATTTAGGCTTATTAgatttagtaatattttatagactttattctttatttattgctTTAGTTTCCTTTAGTTTAGAAATAGCTGCTTAGATTTaaattacctttttctttatcctttaattttatctttaaatcttattttttctttatcttatctatcatctttctttatcttttattttaaatttcttatcccTTGCTAGATTTAAATTGCATTTAATTTTATacactaaatttataatttacaaacTGAAAAGTACTTCACATAAGTGCAACAAAATCCCTGTGGTACGACACTCGGCTTACCGAGAGATTATTACTATGATACGACACTCGGCTTACCGAGAGATTATTACTACGagcgatttggtacacttgccaaagagCTAACACTCATAGTTATGCATTGTCTGATCATGTTCATTAGGACATTTATTGGTTGCAGGTTATGTGTTTGATCAAATGTCAAGATGATATTTTTGGGtatgttttcttatttcttattttaattttaaatttgtggcactttaaaaattatctatttttcacATGGGATATATTTTCATTCTAGCATTTTAATAGATTTGTATTTAgaattgtatatttatatatgtatagtttattttttaaataacactgATATTCGAGCACTatgaatttatatatgaaatcctCTTTTGATATGTCTCTTCCCATTATCTGTAGGATTATTTTTAGTGCTCACAATTATGCATTTTCTGATCATGTTCATTAGGACATTTATTGGTTGCAAGTTATGTATTTTCTGATCATGTTCATTGGGACATTTATTGGTTGCAGGTTATGTGTTTGATCAAATGCCAAGATGATATTTTTgggtatattttcatatttcttattttaattttaaatttgtgtcacttttaaaattatttatttttcacatgggatatattttcattccagcattttaatagatttgtaagattaccaaagaaaaataaaatcatctttTGACATGCCTCTTAAGACTGAGCTTACCAAAGACAAACACCACAACACACACCTAGCCTATTACAATTTGTTATAATCAAAGTGACTATGTGAGCTTCATCCAAACTCACAAAGCTACATATATTAAAAGTATTTGATTGCTAACATTTATTATTGTGGTCCCTCAGTCCATAATTGATGTTTCCTATACCAACTTTAATGCTGAGATTCACACGGAAGACAAATCACGTGGATAATGcaatgaaaattagaaaatttttcctactttctctttttgtatttaatttatttatttattttattattattattattattattattattatgtgttgttgatttaactttagcaagtgtgtttattttttatcttattaactttccaacttattatatatccttttttatgttttattttttaaatcagacATATACAATAATgagtaattatataaaaaattatttatttggcaTACACACAGTCGAATCTTTCTCTGATTCATTCAAGTTGGTATGTCAATTGTCTTAAATATTTTTGCTAATTGGTGCCTTTTTTGTTGTCTCAAATCATGGCTATTTACTTATACTTTACTCTGATTATGGTGTCTTTTGACTCATTCTATGATTTATATGTATGGCTGCTAGAAGGGACCTGGAAGTTGTTTGATGTTATGACTATTGCAGTTAAGGCATTTCTTTCTTAATTAGACAAATTGCATTTGACTTCTTTGAACAAAATGTATATTGAATATTTACTTACATGGCATTTGTAGAATGTGATTAAATGTGGCGTGTATGTAAAGTTGCTGCTCTCAAATAGGAGATTTAGAAGGTCCTACCATtcctataaattatttaaaaatagagaaaagttATTAAGATAATACCACATCTTCAAGGAAAAAATATCTAGAAGAGGGGAGGGGGAATGAAGATGTCATCGATAAGGATTATGATGAATAATTGGTGATATCTTCTGAAAGCATGTGCCTATGGCTAATTGTTGATTTACATTGGGAGATAATGAGTGTGGTTTTCTATACATCCAACTGCAGGTCCTAGAATGTTATTTTTTCCTCACAAATCACAATCTGCTCCTATGGAGTTACTTATATATATGACACAGGAGCACAAGTCCCATAATAGTTGAACTCCCATCTAAATTTgaggttcttttttatttagctTGGACTTTGGGACTGAATTGTTTATAtaaggaaattaaaagaaagatgTATCTAAATTGTACTTTGTTCAGTAAAGTTGTCGTGGTGGTAACTAAGACTAAGTAATGTTTCTAACTATGCTTCATATATCTAAGAAAAGGCTAACCATTTTATTTTGACTGCTTCATGATGACATTGCAAATGTTTTTATGTCAACCttggtaaaattaaaatatggagAAGTTTGGAGATAGATTGATACTTTTCTTTTTGGTAAAATGGAAACTAAATCTGAGTTTTATAAATTCATTCAGTTGCACACTGTTTTTCTTGAATGAGAGGTTGAAACAGAGTTCATAGAATCATAATTGTCTATCTCATCTATGGTTAGTTTATACTTATCTGCAaatatgatattatttaatGCTATATTTTTTGTGCTTTGTTAGGATCTGGCATTTGATTTGTCCCTTTACGCTTTTCTTGGGGATAACATCTACAGTTTCGGAGAGCTACTTGCCCATCCTATAGTgagtaattatataaaaaaaatttggagcACCTATCCTTTGAAATTTCTtgacttcattttcttctttacaATTGCATCCGTGCTATTGTCATATATCTTGCTTCTGCATTTCCAGCCATTGCATACCATTGGTTAGTTAGTATTCtccttttttacaaatttaattacaatCCTTCTTTGTGCAATTAAGATATTTGCATGTCCAGAGAGGGTCTTGGGTTGTGCAATTGTGAATTTCTTTGACTTTGGCtacttatgttatttttatattttatatgtgcAATTGTAAATCATCCCATGAGATTCATCTTAATATAGTGGTTATTTAAATGATGAAACATAGATACGTAATGTTTCTGTTCCTAAACTTACAAGACAGGTATGCACTCTACCGTGGGTTTCTTTCTGTTGTGTCTATATCGATCCCTTATTTGGTCCTGACATACATTTTTGTTGCTTTTCTTTTAACACTTTCTATTCCATTCATTCGGTTAGGTACCCGACTGATATTTCCAGGAGAGCAAGAATTCACTCATTTCCTTTAGCAAGTGGTTTTTTTATGGTATCTCCATTTTTATGGTATTTGCTTTTTgaggtattttgtttaatcatTGTCATCAAAGTTGATACTTTTCCTTCTGAATGTtaatatctattatatatttcCTTTGTTCTGTTTAGATACGCTGACTAATTTGCATAAATGTAGCTATGGGGTAAGAATGTGTGGGTTACGCTACCGAgtgcttttttttgtttaattattattattcttcctCCTCACATCAGCTACCCCTCCGAGACCTTCATGAGCTTTTGTTTTTACTGCAACAAAAATCTTGGGCACGATATGGACATCTACATGTACAGGTAATTGCTTTTTTCTGTATCCATCCCTATAAACACCATTGCCATTTATCAATGGTAATATTATAGGCACGAATGCATGTCAAGCTCATGAAAATTTGACCTGTTTCTGGAATACGAATTTTAATCTCTGCATGAAATTTAATAGCATACCTGTATCATATTGTTGATCGCTTGATGGACAAAGTTTCAAATTTGTTATCTTTTTCGCCTATTAACTGAtgacaaaatattatattttgtctaCGTGATTGTTTTAGGATAAAAAGActgattatatataataactgtTTCACTTTTATTAGTTGCCTTGGCTTGAT of Glycine soja cultivar W05 chromosome 1, ASM419377v2, whole genome shotgun sequence contains these proteins:
- the LOC114418830 gene encoding kinesin-like protein KIN-14I isoform X1, with the protein product MTIDVPPSGAQSVRTNRPSFSSSNGIEATPVHNYASVSNGDGYDSDGSNFAPLTPTTLSMAIPSELAGAVPLIDKFQVEGFLKLMHKQIQSAGKRGFFSKRSVGPQVREKFTFEDMLCFQKDPIPTSMLKLNGDLASRATKLFQIILKYIGVDLSDRVTPISLEEQVELVGKLYKQSLKRSELRDELFVQLSKQTRNSPESREYLIKAWELMYLCASSMPPSKDIGAYLSEYVHNVAYGVTADPEIRALALNTLNALKHSVKAGPRHIIPGPVEIEALLTGKKLTTIVFFLDETFEEITYDMSTTVADAVEELAGIIKLSTYSSFSLFECRKVVTGTKSPDSGNEEYIGLDDNKYIGDLLAEFKAVKDRSKGDILHCKLIFKKKLFRESDEAVTDPMFLQLSYVQLQHDYILGNYPIGRDDAAQLSALQILAEIGFVRRPESCADWNSFLERFLPRQIAMTRARREWELDILSCYHSLAHVTKEDARQQFLHILRTLPYGFSVFFNVRKIDDPIGLLPGRIILGINKRGVHFFRPIPKEYMHSAELRDIMQFGSSNTAVFFKMRVAGVLHIFQFETKQGEEICVALQTHINDVMLRRYSKARSAAGGPLNEDISNDFKPSNLELYEKRVQELSKLVEESQRNADQLLDNLREKQKQEEEMLQELEGLKRSLTAGKQSLAEVTNDRDKLRSLCDEKDKALQAEILEKRSMEAKMAELSNLVTKNTTKKDCTQTNNQVSQKLEDDLKLCKGELRVTEETIKSLRSDKLILEQKLSELEKKSAEEINSLQWKLEQERKTLNSKVYDLERKLDVFRQELTVAESTLSVKDSELAALKNNLDELEELREMKEDIDRKNEQTAAILKMQAVQLAEMELLYKEEQVLRKRYFNTIEDMKGKIRVYCRLRPLSEKEIASKERDSLTTTDEFTVEHPWKDDKPKQHIYDRVFDGDATQEDIFEDTRYLVQSAVDGYNVCIFAYGQTGSGKTFTIYGVENNPGLTPCATAELFRILRRDSNKYSFSLKAYMLELYQDTLVDLLLPKNAKRLKLDIKKDSKGMVAVENVTIVSISTMEELNSIIQRGSEQRHTSGTQMNDESSRSHLILSIVIESTNLQSQSTARGKLSFVDLAGSERVKKSGSSGSQLKEAQSINKSLSALGDVISALSSGGQHIPYRNHKLTMLMSDSLGGNAKTLMFVNVSPVESSLDETHNSLMYASRVRSIVNDPSKNVSSKEIARLKKLIGYWKEQAGRRGEDEDLEEIQEERPTKERTDGRHSM